In the genome of Leptospira ryugenii, the window TGTGGAAGAAAAGCCGCTGACTTTTTTCCGTAGAGAGGTGGTCCTTGGAGTCTCCACGAAGGAACGTGTGAATATTATTGAGGGATTAAAACTTGGCGAATCAGTCGTGATCCAAGGTTCGATTTTACTCAAAGGATTGAGTTTTGGATTCTAATATGAAAACTTTACTCAAACTATACATAATTTGTAGTTTTTTATTCTCACTATCTGCGGAAACAGCATATCCAAAAGACAAAGATGGGAATGATATTCTACCGAACTGGGATGCAAAACCAAGCTCAAATGAGGATAAAATAGACCAAAGCACTCTCCAGGAGAAAAAGCTACCAAAAAGTACAGATTTCTTTGTCTACGGAGCGGGCATCGGATCTCCTGCTAGCATAAATTTTATGTTAGGTTATTATTTCAAAGATTTTGTTCTAAGAGGATCCGGAGGGCGATGGAATCCACATTGGTATGGTGCTCAATTAGATTTTGGATATACATTTTGGAAAACTCCTGTCATAGCACATAGTATCTCTGCAGTCATTGGTGGATTTGAAGTCAATCCTTATGCTCCCGAAGTGGGAAGAGGTGGACAGTCTTCCTATCCTACAGGATTTGATGTGCCTGGATACCAAAATAGAAATCCAACATACGAAGATCTGATCATTCGATCCTATGTAAATTCAGTAGACCCAAATTTAGCACTTCTTTTCGAATACCAAAGCCGAGATAACCAAAAAGTTTATCTCAGCCAAAGATATGTAGGTCTCACCTATGATATCCTTTTAGGTAATTTTTTCTTACAATTGGGAGGTGGTATCGGTCAAGGCGATTATAGAAACCCACAGCTCCTCCTTCAACTGGGTTATCTCTTCGATACAAGGTAAGAACAATGATCGGTAATTTTATAGAACAAGCACTTAAATATAGAATTTATACACTAGGAGCAGCTTTAGTATCTGTTCTTTTTGGAATTTGGGCATGGATTGATATCAGAAAAGAAGCATATTCTGATATTGCAGATACACAAGTAAGGTTGATTGCAAAATTCCCAGGTAAAGCTGCCGTAGAGGTAGAAGAAAGAGTTACCTTACCTATCGAACGTGTATTAAATGCGATACCAAATGTTGTCGTTAGGCGATCTCGAACAATCAATGGACTAGTCGTTTTTCAATTTGTTTTCCAAGATGGCACGGATGATTATTTCGCAAGAATGCGACTCATGGAGAGAGTTGCGGATGCAGATATTCCTGAAGATGTACAACCTGCACTTGGACCCATGAGCTCTCCTGTAGGCGAAATCTACCGTTATGTCTTAGATTCCAAAGGAAATCATACACCTATGGAACTCCGGACAATCCAAGATTGGATTGTAATGCCTAAAATGTTACAAATCCCTGGAATCGCAGACGTGGTAACTTTTGGTGGTTTACCAAAACAATACCATGTAGTGACCTCGCCCGACAAATTAATAAGATATAAATTAACGATTCGTGATGTAATCGAAGCAATCCAAGAGAATAATTTGAACACAGGGGGAAATCTTTTACTCCAGGGAGAGCAAGGATTTCCAATTCGTTCTTTGGGTGCGATCCGCGATCCTAAACATATAGAAGACATTGTTGTAAAAACTGTGAATGGTGTACCAGTTTTTATCCGAGATTTGGGTTCCGTGGAAATTTCCCATCCAATCCCAAGTGGAGTTTTAGGCTATACCTTCCAAAATGACATTGATGGATTGATTGATGTTGACTCTTCCGTTCAGGGATTGGTCGCAATGCGCCGCTGGGGAGATCCCAACGAGATGGGTGAAAAGATCCGTGCAAAAGTAAATGAAATCAACGAAAAGTATATGCCTGAGGGCGTACAACTCAAAAACACTTATGATAGAACGGATCTCGTAAATTATACTCTTCGCACTATAGGTAAAACACTCATCGAAGGTGTGATGGTTGTAAGCTTAGTATTGATCTTCTTTATCGGAAGCGTCAAAGCTTCGATGGTTGTTGTAGCCACCATACCCTTTGCGATGCTTTTTGCTTTCTTACTCATGAACTTGACTGGAATTCCTGCCAGCTTACTCTCTTTAGGTGCTATTGACTTCGGCATCATTGTTGATGGAGCAGTCATTATGGTAGAAAATATCATGCGCCGTTATAGAGATGCAAGTCCAGCAGAGAAACAGAAAGGGATCATTGCCTTCACGAGAGATGCATCTGCGGAAGTTGGCACAGAAATTTTGTTCTCGATCTTGATCATCATATTAGCATACTTGCCTATTTTCTCATTTGAAAGGATTGAAGGAAGATTGTTTAAGCCGATGGCATTTACGATTTCTTTTGCCATTCTTGGCGCATTGATCTTTGCAATGACTGTCATCCCGGTGCTGATGTCGATCATATATAGAAAGTACTTTGTGTCCACAAATCCTGGTCCTATCGAGTGGCACAACCCCTATTACCATTGGCTAGAACACAAGTATGAAGGATTGATTCATTTAATCGTTTCGCATTCAAAAAAGGTAGTGAAGGTTACCTTCAGCATTGTATTCTCTCTCCTTGCCCTTGGGATGTATCTTTTGGGAACAGAATTTCTTCCTGAGATGGATGAGGGCGGTTTTAATATAAGAATCTTTTTTCCCGTTGGGATATCTCTTCCCGAGGCAAGAAAATTTATGCCTACGATCAGAAAAACGATTTATAAAAATGAGCAGGTGAATGTGGTCATATCGCAGCTGGGTCGAAATGATGATGGAACCGACCCACTGCCGCCTAACCGTTTGGAAGTCTTAATCGGATTAAAAGATTACGCTGATTGGAAAGAGAAAATCACAAAACAAGAACTCTTACTTCGAATGAAAAATGATCTCGAGGCGACCTTGCCAGGTGCCCGTGTAAGTTTTTCTCAGCCGATCATGGACAATTTATCCGAGGCGATCATGGGAACAATTGCGGATTTGGCCGTCTTTGTCTCTGGAAACGATTTAAAGATCATGCGTGAAATTGCTTCCGAAGTACTCGAGATTGTAAAGGATATGCGTGGGGCCAGTGAATATGGAATTGAACAGGAAGCGGATAGCCCTCAGCTTACCATCCAAATTGATCGAGAAAAAGCTGCTAGGTATGGGATCAATGTAATAGATATCCAGCAGATGATTGAAGCGGCGATAGGTATGCAAAGAATTAGCACTCTCTACGAGGGTCCATCTGACACTCCCCCCAAAACTCCTGCTAGGTTTGGTATCGTAGTACGTTTTTCCAAAGATTATAGAGCCTCAAAACAAGCGATAGAAAATATGCCGATCATTTCACCGAAAGGAGAGAGAATCCCCTTATCGGAGTTAGCTGATATACAAGTAGTTGATGGCCCAACCATGATCTTTCGCCAAGAGGGAAGACGTGTTGTTACAGTTAGAACAAACATTCGTGGTCGTGACCAGGGTGGATTTGTTGCTGAATTACAAAAAAAAGTAGCAAAAACAATCAAACTTCCGGAAGGGTATGAGATAAAGTACGGGGGTCAGTATGAAAATCTAGCTCGTGTGGGCAAAAAACTAGCATTGGTGATCCCAATTACCATTCTCATCATCTTTGGTATCTTATATATGTTATATAGGAACTTAAAGTATGTTTATGTTGCTCTAGCATGTATTCCCTTGTCTTTATTGGGCGGTATCTATGCTCTTCTACTTCGAGGATACTACTTCAATGTTTCCGGTGGTGTTGGATTTATTTCCTTATTTGGTATCGCCACAATGTCCGGGGTATTATTTGTTTCGAGAACGAATTTTTTACTCATCGAAGAACCCAATCTGTCCACGAAAGAGGCAGTTAGTAAAGCCGCTGTTATTCAGTTAAGGCCGATGCTTATGACCATGCTCCTTGCACTTCTCGGACTCATTCCAGCTACATTGGGTACCGGAGTGGGATCTGATATACAGAGACCTCTAGCTACTGTTATCGTAGGTGGTTTATTTTCTGCAATGTTACTCGTGTTAACTATTTTACCTTCTCTCTATTTGGTCGTTGTGGGTGAAAGAAAAGTGGCTGGGGTATCGTTTACACCATCCGATGCTCCATCACAAAACACGACTAGATTTTTTGAGACGAATGCAGAGGAAGATGAAACAACGAACCGCAAGGGGAAACAGAAAACAAAGAAGAAAAAAGATAATAATTCAAATAAGCCAAAACAGTCCTTCCTGGACGGTTAGATTGGACTAAAACTTCATTGAAAAAGCAAATACCACGAGATCTTCCTTTTGGGAAGATCTCGACTGGTAATCGAAAATCGCATCTCTCGACCTTCTGTAGACATATTCAATTCTAAGCATTGCAGGATCGAAACTCAGGATATCCAACGTAGCTGTATACCCATTTGTGATAAATCCATTACGAGTATTTGTGCTAGCAACAACTTGCAGAGGGTCATACATTCTTTCCGCACGAAGAGCGACTCGTAAATCTTCATTGATTCGATAGCTGAGCCAAATGGTTCCCTGATACCATTGGCGATATGCTTTTGCCTCTTCTGATCTATAAATAGGCAAGCTTGGATTGATTTGGCTTAGCCAGGGCTCGTAGGAAAGACTCTCTTTTGCTTTTTGTGCACCAATATCAAATTGGAAAGCCAATGACCATTGGTCGAAAAAGTTCCATTCTAAAATCGTATTGTTGTAAAATCGATATTGTTTTCTTTCGAAGTTAGCTGCTTCATTTCCAACAAATTGATTTAATGTTAAAGTTAGAGTTGGTGTAAATTTATATTTGATCTGTGAGCCAAAGGCCTTATCTTTATTATTATCAGTGATATTCTGCCAACCGTTTAGAATCTGTACTTGAAAACTCAATTTATCAGATACACTATGTTGCAATCGAACACCCGAAGAATAATACGGAACGTAATCGAGTGCAAGTGCTCGAGTATAATTTACATTGTTTTGTGAAATCCAAGACTCGTGCCCAATATTTCCAAAAAAAACTCCCGCATCTAACCATGTTCTTTTGAAAAGTCGTACACCTACGAAGGCTTCTTGGATATTTCGAGTTGATACTTGGTTGGAGCTATTGTCTTTTTGCACTTCTGCGGCTGTATTGGCAATGACAGATGTCCCCCAATGCATAGCTATCCTTCCCCTATACCTTTCTTCTTCTACACTTGCTTCGATATGCAGAAGATTTATATTGAATTCTTGGTTGCGGATAGCTTGGGTTGTGTAGTTCCTTTCTTTGGCCTTAGGTCGGTTGTTATTATAAGAATAAT includes:
- a CDS encoding efflux RND transporter permease subunit; this encodes MIGNFIEQALKYRIYTLGAALVSVLFGIWAWIDIRKEAYSDIADTQVRLIAKFPGKAAVEVEERVTLPIERVLNAIPNVVVRRSRTINGLVVFQFVFQDGTDDYFARMRLMERVADADIPEDVQPALGPMSSPVGEIYRYVLDSKGNHTPMELRTIQDWIVMPKMLQIPGIADVVTFGGLPKQYHVVTSPDKLIRYKLTIRDVIEAIQENNLNTGGNLLLQGEQGFPIRSLGAIRDPKHIEDIVVKTVNGVPVFIRDLGSVEISHPIPSGVLGYTFQNDIDGLIDVDSSVQGLVAMRRWGDPNEMGEKIRAKVNEINEKYMPEGVQLKNTYDRTDLVNYTLRTIGKTLIEGVMVVSLVLIFFIGSVKASMVVVATIPFAMLFAFLLMNLTGIPASLLSLGAIDFGIIVDGAVIMVENIMRRYRDASPAEKQKGIIAFTRDASAEVGTEILFSILIIILAYLPIFSFERIEGRLFKPMAFTISFAILGALIFAMTVIPVLMSIIYRKYFVSTNPGPIEWHNPYYHWLEHKYEGLIHLIVSHSKKVVKVTFSIVFSLLALGMYLLGTEFLPEMDEGGFNIRIFFPVGISLPEARKFMPTIRKTIYKNEQVNVVISQLGRNDDGTDPLPPNRLEVLIGLKDYADWKEKITKQELLLRMKNDLEATLPGARVSFSQPIMDNLSEAIMGTIADLAVFVSGNDLKIMREIASEVLEIVKDMRGASEYGIEQEADSPQLTIQIDREKAARYGINVIDIQQMIEAAIGMQRISTLYEGPSDTPPKTPARFGIVVRFSKDYRASKQAIENMPIISPKGERIPLSELADIQVVDGPTMIFRQEGRRVVTVRTNIRGRDQGGFVAELQKKVAKTIKLPEGYEIKYGGQYENLARVGKKLALVIPITILIIFGILYMLYRNLKYVYVALACIPLSLLGGIYALLLRGYYFNVSGGVGFISLFGIATMSGVLFVSRTNFLLIEEPNLSTKEAVSKAAVIQLRPMLMTMLLALLGLIPATLGTGVGSDIQRPLATVIVGGLFSAMLLVLTILPSLYLVVVGERKVAGVSFTPSDAPSQNTTRFFETNAEEDETTNRKGKQKTKKKKDNNSNKPKQSFLDG
- a CDS encoding porin is translated as MKSNACTFRIRHFFIFFFSAYLIGIPLFAEEEKVLVDKQNAINNKVKFGAFVDTYYSYNNNRPKAKERNYTTQAIRNQEFNINLLHIEASVEEERYRGRIAMHWGTSVIANTAAEVQKDNSSNQVSTRNIQEAFVGVRLFKRTWLDAGVFFGNIGHESWISQNNVNYTRALALDYVPYYSSGVRLQHSVSDKLSFQVQILNGWQNITDNNKDKAFGSQIKYKFTPTLTLTLNQFVGNEAANFERKQYRFYNNTILEWNFFDQWSLAFQFDIGAQKAKESLSYEPWLSQINPSLPIYRSEEAKAYRQWYQGTIWLSYRINEDLRVALRAERMYDPLQVVASTNTRNGFITNGYTATLDILSFDPAMLRIEYVYRRSRDAIFDYQSRSSQKEDLVVFAFSMKF